A section of the Phaseolus vulgaris cultivar G19833 chromosome 8, P. vulgaris v2.0, whole genome shotgun sequence genome encodes:
- the LOC137827033 gene encoding large ribosomal subunit protein eL32z-like, whose product MAVPLLTKKVVKKRVKHFKRPQCDRKISVKPSWRRPKGIDSRVRRKFKGCVLMPNIGYGSDKKTRHYLPNGFKKFVVHNIKDLELLMMHNRAYCAEIAHNVSTRKRKEIVERAAQLDVVVTNKLARLRSQEDE is encoded by the exons ATGGCTGTTCCCTTGCTAACCAAGAAGGTTGTGAAGAAGCGTGTCAAGCATTTTAAGAGGCCCCAATGTGACCGCAAAATTTCCGTGAAG CCTAGCTGGCGCAGGCCGAAGGGTATTGATTCACGTGTGAGGAGAAAGTTCAAAGGATGTGTTTTGATGCCAAACATTGGGTATGGTTCAGACAAGAAGACCCGTCACTATCTGCCTAATGGATTCAAGAAGTTTGTTGTCCACAATATCAAGGATCTTGAGCTTCTGATGATGCACAACAG GGCATACTGTGCTGAGATAGCACACAATGTGTCAACCAGGAAGAGAAAGGAGATTGTGGAACGTGCTGCACAGTTGGATGTTGTTGTTACCAACAAACTGGCCAGGTTGCGCAGCCAAGAAGATGAGTGA